One window of the Planktothrix sp. FACHB-1365 genome contains the following:
- a CDS encoding pentapeptide repeat-containing protein, with translation MTSPTVGRDTDQSQSPSSWPEVSAKPVPFWVRRWGAFVAEVSLVAVSGLIPFTLGVVSNRSAQPVPLNPVVRVTSQTVAATLGIPVRDRSPKVAPLTNLLWSGALLLPLVVGGWQLYLLAKRGQTLPKLWFGVQVINPNGFSPGWGRVLRRELIGRWGIPLTIAYGLWQVTGAYPNLLILGALSGVTLLGDALIAKRFQGRTGHDLLAGTSVQEAPPILVFNPFTNYDWVAEDDAVHALVITPETPKSEFNLWAWMRQHPGLTLIIVSSASMAAVLGTFVGTQIYIQNQANRREFQQQDNEVFLALVSKLSPNASTNVDQKRGAILALGAIKDPRAIPLLVDLLAQEQNPILIDVIQQALVSTGPEALPDLRKLNQALKNDLDSMQFGAENQEKLLTGRRQQATQRAIAKILKVYGGFVYNVDLSRIDLGQNTTPPVQFTLVLEQTDLSGINFKNTSLTKASLKNSRFASAGEDGRLGTFDDWISDLSGADLTEADLTGAFLSNTLLKYSNFLKANLNKANLSEADLTGANFSSAKVLGSNFQQANLTDAKFTGAELSSANFSKGNLKLARFSEAKAPGANFQFSNLRQANFKNADLSAVNFMGANLQEADLTSAKLTGSNFKNARLQDANLKNTNLSFVNFQGAKLDGTNFKGAIFVSPQQNKSDQFISKPDETAQSNRLKNVDFSNAINVDEKQINYICAQGGIHPDCPPPQGKK, from the coding sequence ATGACAAGCCCTACTGTAGGTAGAGACACCGATCAATCTCAATCTCCTTCATCCTGGCCAGAGGTTTCCGCCAAGCCTGTACCCTTTTGGGTGCGGCGTTGGGGGGCATTTGTGGCGGAGGTTTCCTTAGTTGCGGTCAGTGGGTTAATTCCCTTTACCCTGGGCGTTGTCTCCAACCGCAGTGCTCAACCCGTCCCTCTAAATCCCGTTGTCCGGGTGACATCCCAAACCGTTGCCGCTACATTGGGAATTCCGGTGCGCGATCGCAGTCCCAAAGTAGCCCCCTTAACGAATCTATTGTGGTCGGGTGCATTACTTCTACCCCTGGTTGTGGGAGGATGGCAACTTTATCTATTAGCCAAACGGGGTCAAACCTTACCTAAATTGTGGTTTGGGGTACAGGTGATTAATCCGAATGGTTTTTCCCCAGGATGGGGACGGGTACTCCGTCGAGAATTAATCGGACGTTGGGGGATTCCATTAACGATTGCTTATGGTCTTTGGCAAGTCACGGGGGCCTATCCCAATTTATTAATTTTAGGGGCTTTATCCGGTGTCACCTTATTAGGAGATGCGTTAATCGCCAAACGATTTCAAGGTCGGACTGGACATGATTTATTAGCAGGAACTTCCGTACAAGAAGCCCCCCCTATTTTAGTGTTTAATCCCTTTACTAATTATGATTGGGTCGCAGAAGATGATGCGGTTCATGCCCTTGTTATTACTCCAGAAACCCCAAAATCGGAGTTTAATTTATGGGCGTGGATGCGTCAACATCCGGGGTTAACTCTAATTATTGTCAGTAGTGCTAGTATGGCAGCAGTATTAGGAACCTTTGTCGGGACTCAAATTTATATTCAAAATCAAGCCAATCGTCGAGAATTTCAACAACAAGATAACGAAGTTTTTCTGGCTTTAGTCAGTAAATTATCCCCCAATGCTTCCACGAATGTAGACCAAAAACGAGGAGCAATTTTAGCGTTAGGTGCGATTAAAGATCCCCGTGCAATTCCTTTATTAGTGGATTTATTAGCTCAGGAACAAAACCCCATCTTAATTGATGTCATCCAACAAGCATTAGTCAGTACAGGCCCAGAAGCCTTACCGGATTTAAGAAAATTAAATCAGGCTCTAAAAAATGATTTAGATTCCATGCAATTTGGGGCAGAAAATCAAGAAAAACTTTTAACGGGGCGACGACAACAAGCCACCCAACGGGCGATCGCTAAAATTCTAAAAGTTTATGGCGGTTTTGTTTATAATGTTGATTTAAGTCGCATTGATTTAGGACAAAATACAACCCCACCCGTTCAATTTACTTTAGTTTTAGAACAAACTGATTTATCAGGAATTAACTTTAAAAATACCAGCCTGACGAAAGCCAGCTTGAAAAATAGTCGGTTTGCGAGTGCGGGTGAAGATGGACGGCTAGGAACCTTTGATGATTGGATTTCAGATTTAAGTGGGGCTGATTTAACGGAAGCTGATTTAACAGGTGCTTTTTTAAGTAATACGCTGTTAAAATACAGCAACTTTTTAAAAGCAAATCTTAATAAAGCTAATTTATCGGAAGCTGATTTAACGGGAGCTAATTTCAGCAGTGCTAAAGTATTGGGTTCCAATTTCCAACAAGCCAATTTGACCGATGCTAAATTTACAGGTGCGGAATTATCCAGCGCTAATTTCTCGAAGGGGAATTTAAAGTTAGCTCGTTTCAGTGAAGCTAAAGCTCCGGGTGCTAATTTCCAATTTAGCAATTTAAGACAAGCTAACTTCAAAAATGCTGACCTATCGGCGGTTAATTTTATGGGAGCAAATTTGCAAGAAGCCGACTTAACCTCCGCTAAACTTACCGGATCTAACTTCAAAAATGCCCGCTTGCAAGATGCTAATCTAAAAAATACTAATTTAAGCTTCGTTAATTTTCAAGGAGCCAAATTAGACGGAACCAATTTTAAAGGTGCAATCTTTGTTTCTCCTCAACAAAATAAATCTGATCAATTTATTTCTAAACCCGACGAAACTGCTCAATCAAACCGTCTCAAAAATGTAGATTTTAGCAACGCAATTAATGTGGATGAGAAGCAAATTAATTACATTTGCGCTCAAGGTGGTATTCACCCCGACTGTCCACCGCCACAAGGTAAGAAATAG
- a CDS encoding energy-coupling factor ABC transporter ATP-binding protein produces the protein MESSSPAIRVQDLCFSWPSGVQVLKSCSLDVPPGEFWMLLGTNGSGKSTLLRLLAGLLKSQSGEIQTQGRVGFVFQNPDHQLVMPTVGADIAFGLVEDQLPWIEVKQRVEDALAAVKLLELQRRPIYALSGGQKQRIAIAGALARHCEVLLLDEPTALLDPDSQNDLVIEVQRLVKTRGITALWVTHRLEELNYSDGAFLLENGEVVGQGDPEPLKQRLTQQQK, from the coding sequence ATGGAATCTTCCAGTCCAGCGATACGGGTACAAGACCTATGCTTTAGTTGGCCAAGCGGGGTACAGGTGTTAAAATCCTGTTCCCTAGATGTCCCCCCAGGAGAATTTTGGATGCTTTTGGGGACAAACGGAAGCGGAAAGTCAACTTTATTACGGTTATTGGCCGGATTATTAAAGTCTCAGTCGGGGGAAATTCAAACCCAAGGACGGGTGGGGTTTGTGTTTCAAAATCCTGATCATCAGTTAGTGATGCCAACGGTTGGGGCGGATATTGCCTTTGGATTAGTTGAGGATCAATTACCCTGGATAGAAGTAAAACAACGGGTAGAAGATGCCTTAGCGGCGGTTAAATTATTAGAGTTACAACGTCGTCCCATTTATGCTTTAAGTGGAGGACAAAAACAACGCATTGCGATCGCGGGTGCATTAGCCAGACATTGTGAAGTTTTACTCTTAGATGAACCCACCGCTTTATTAGATCCTGATAGTCAAAATGATTTAGTGATTGAAGTTCAACGGTTAGTCAAAACCAGAGGAATAACAGCACTTTGGGTAACCCATCGTTTAGAGGAATTAAATTATAGTGATGGGGCGTTTCTATTAGAAAATGGTGAAGTGGTTGGTCAAGGTGATCCAGAACCCTTGAAGCAACGATTAACTCAACAACAAAAATAA
- a CDS encoding DUF2237 family protein codes for MREARNVLGGELELCCSDPITGFYRDGFCYTGGQDFGVHVICAQVTAEFLEFTKAQGNDLSTPVPAFGFPGLKPGDRWCLCASRWQEAMDAGVAPPVVLEATHARALEVVSLKELKQYAVQG; via the coding sequence ATGCGAGAAGCCAGAAATGTTTTAGGTGGCGAATTAGAATTGTGTTGCTCTGATCCGATAACCGGATTTTATCGGGATGGGTTTTGTTATACTGGGGGGCAGGATTTCGGGGTTCATGTGATTTGTGCCCAAGTTACCGCAGAATTTCTGGAATTTACCAAAGCCCAAGGAAACGACCTCAGTACCCCAGTTCCCGCCTTTGGCTTTCCTGGGTTAAAACCGGGCGATCGCTGGTGTTTGTGTGCCTCTCGTTGGCAAGAAGCGATGGATGCAGGTGTGGCGCCTCCTGTGGTGTTAGAAGCCACTCACGCCAGAGCCTTAGAAGTGGTTTCTCTCAAGGAGTTAAAACAATATGCCGTTCAGGGTTAA